From a single Solanum dulcamara chromosome 4, daSolDulc1.2, whole genome shotgun sequence genomic region:
- the LOC129886066 gene encoding AP-3 complex subunit mu, with product MLQCIFLLSDSGEVMLEKQLTGHWVDRAICSWFWDQSIAQGDSFKHLPVIASPTHYLFQVNREGVTFLACTQVEMPPLMAIEFLCRVADVLSEYLGGLNEDLIKDNFVIVYELLDEMIDNGFPLTTEPNILREMIAPPNLVSKVLSVVTGNTSNMSNTLPGATGSCVPWRKTDLKHSSNEVYVDLVEEMDATINRDGVLVKCEICGEVQVNSHLSGLPDLTLSFANTSILNDVRFHPCVRLRPWESNQILSFVPPDGQFKLMSYRIKKLKSTPIYVKPQITSDSGTCRISLLVGIRNDPGKAIDDINVQFQLPPRVLSADLTSNYGTVNILSNKTCTWSIGRMPKDKTPSMTGTLVLETGVERLRVFPTFLVGFKIMGVALSGLKIEKLDFKNLPTRPYKGFRALTRAGEYEVRS from the exons ATGTTGCAGTGCATTTTTCTTCTCTCCGATTCTGG GGAGGTAATGCTGGAAAAACAGCTTACTGGCCACTGGGTTGATAGGGCAATATGTTCGTGGTTTTGGGATCAGTCAATTGCTCAAGGTGATTCCTTCAAG CATTTACCGGTAATTGCTTCACCAACGCATTACCTTTTCCAAGTTAATCGTGAAGGAGTTACCTTCTTGGCCTGCACCCAAGTGGAGATGCCACCTTTAATGGCAATTGAG TTCTTGTGCAGAGTAGCTGATGTCCTGTCAGAATATCTTGGAGGGTTGAATGAAGATTTGATAAAGGATAATTTTGTGATTGTATATGAG CTTTTGgatgagatgatagacaatggtTTCCCTCTTACTACAGAACCTAATATACTAAGGGAAATGATAGCTCCTCCAAATCTCGTAAGCAAAGTATTGAGTGTTGTCACTGGTAACACTTCCAACATGAGCAACACACTTCCAGGTGCAACAGGATCTTGTGTTCCTTGGAGAAAAACAGACCTGAAGCATTCAAGCAATGAAGTTTATGTTGATTTAGTTGAAGAAATGGATGCAACTATAAATAG AGACGGGGTTCTGGTGAAATGTGAGATCTGTGGTGAAGTTCAAGTGAATTCTCATCTTTCCGGTCTTCCTGATCTTACCCTTTCATTTGCAAATACTTCCATCTTGAACGATGTGAGATTCCATCCTTGTGTTCGGCTACGACCCTGGGAATCAAACCAAATTCTGTCTTTTGTTCCTCCTGATGGACAATTTAAGCTCATGAGCTACAG AATAAAGAAGTTGAAGAGTACCCCGATATATGTAAAGCCGCAAATTACTTCAGACTCAGGGACATGTCGTATTAGCTTGTTAGTTGGGATACGCAATGATCCTGGGAAGGCAATTGATGATATAAATGTGCAATTTCAACTCCCCCCTCGCGTTTTATCTGCGGATCTTACATCAAATTATGGAACAGTAAACATCCTTTCCAACAAG ACATGCACTTGGTCCATTGGTCGTATGCCGAAAGACAAAACTCCTTCAATGACTGGAACGTTAGTGTTGGAAACAGGTGTTGAGCGGCTTCGTGTATTCCCTACATTTCTTGTGGGATTCAAAATTATGGGTGTTGCACTCTCAGGtttgaaaatagaaaaactTGATTTCAAGAATCTACCTACGCGGCCTTATAAAGGGTTTCGAGCTCTAACCAGGGCCGGGGAATATGAAGTCAGGTCATAA